In Sphingopyxis sp. CCNWLW2, a single window of DNA contains:
- the trpA gene encoding tryptophan synthase subunit alpha produces MTRFAATFAKPRPALVAFITAGDGDTAANLDALVAGGADVIELGMPFTDPMADGPAIQAANLRSLAKGTTTADIFAIASAFRQRHRDTPLVLMGYANPMTIRGGDWFAAECAKAGVDGVICVDIPSEEDAELGPSLRSAGVDLIRLATPTTDPARLPAVLDGAGGFLYYVSVAGITGQQQAAQASIDEAVARLKAATDLPVAVGFGVRTPAQAAEIAKVADGVVVGSAFIDIIAEHGDAAAPHVEAFTRLLADAIHGAKEIAA; encoded by the coding sequence TTGACCCGCTTCGCTGCCACCTTCGCCAAGCCGCGCCCGGCGCTCGTTGCCTTCATCACCGCAGGCGACGGCGACACCGCCGCGAACCTCGACGCGCTCGTCGCGGGGGGCGCCGATGTGATCGAACTCGGCATGCCCTTCACCGACCCGATGGCCGATGGCCCCGCAATTCAGGCCGCAAATTTGCGCAGCCTCGCCAAGGGCACGACAACCGCGGACATCTTCGCGATCGCGTCGGCTTTCCGCCAGCGTCATCGCGATACCCCACTCGTCCTGATGGGCTATGCCAATCCGATGACGATCCGCGGCGGCGACTGGTTCGCCGCCGAATGCGCCAAGGCCGGCGTAGATGGCGTGATCTGTGTCGACATTCCGTCAGAGGAGGACGCCGAACTCGGCCCGAGCCTTCGCTCCGCGGGCGTTGACCTCATCCGTCTTGCGACCCCGACCACCGATCCCGCGCGCTTGCCCGCCGTGCTCGATGGCGCGGGTGGTTTCCTTTATTATGTCTCGGTCGCAGGCATCACCGGCCAGCAACAAGCGGCGCAGGCGAGCATCGACGAAGCCGTTGCGCGCCTCAAGGCCGCGACCGACCTGCCCGTCGCGGTCGGCTTCGGCGTCCGCACCCCCGCACAGGCGGCCGAGATAGCGAAGGTCGCCGACGGCGTCGTCGTCGGCTCAGCCTTCATCGACATCATCGCCGAGCATGGCGACGCCGCGGCGCCGCATGTCGAAGCCTTCACCCGCTTACTCGCCGATGCTATTCACGGCGCAAAGGAGATCGCCGCATGA
- the trpB gene encoding tryptophan synthase subunit beta, with product MTDLPNSLRSGPDERGHFGQFGGRYVAETLMPLILDLERHYRAAQADPTFKAEFDYLLKHYVGRPSPLWFAERLTEHLGGAKIYLKREDLNHTGAHKINNCIGQILLAKRMGKTKIIAETGAGQHGVATATVAALFGLPCTIFMGAVDVARQQPNVFRMKLLGAEVVAVESGAKTLKDAMNEALRHWVANVHDTFYIIGTVAGPHPYPELVRDFQSVIGDEAKEQILEAEGRLPDMLIAPVGGGSNAIGLFHPFLDDADVEIVGVEAAGEGLDKKHAASLAGGRPGILHGNKTYLLQDEDGQITEAHSISAGLDYPGIGPEHSWLHEIGRVRYEPVTDDEALASFQKLTKLEGIIPALESAHAIAAAERIAPTMGKDKVIIVNCSGRGDKDIFTVAEALGVKL from the coding sequence ATGACCGACTTACCCAACAGCCTCCGCTCCGGACCCGACGAACGCGGCCATTTCGGCCAGTTCGGCGGCCGCTATGTCGCCGAAACGCTGATGCCGCTGATCCTCGATCTCGAGCGTCACTATCGCGCGGCGCAAGCCGATCCCACGTTCAAGGCCGAGTTCGACTATCTGCTGAAGCATTATGTCGGGCGCCCCAGCCCGCTGTGGTTCGCCGAGCGGCTGACCGAGCATCTTGGCGGCGCAAAGATTTACCTCAAGCGCGAGGATCTCAACCACACCGGCGCGCACAAGATCAACAATTGCATCGGCCAGATCCTGCTCGCCAAGCGCATGGGCAAGACGAAGATCATCGCCGAAACCGGCGCCGGCCAGCACGGCGTCGCAACCGCGACCGTCGCGGCGCTGTTCGGCCTGCCCTGCACGATCTTCATGGGCGCGGTCGACGTCGCGCGGCAACAGCCGAACGTCTTCCGCATGAAGCTGCTCGGCGCCGAAGTCGTCGCGGTCGAGAGCGGCGCGAAGACGCTCAAGGATGCGATGAACGAGGCGCTGCGCCACTGGGTCGCGAACGTCCACGACACCTTCTACATCATTGGCACCGTGGCGGGCCCGCACCCCTATCCCGAGCTTGTTCGCGATTTTCAGTCGGTGATCGGAGACGAAGCGAAGGAACAGATTCTCGAAGCCGAGGGACGCCTTCCCGACATGCTGATCGCCCCCGTCGGCGGCGGATCGAACGCGATCGGCCTGTTCCATCCGTTCCTCGACGACGCCGATGTCGAGATCGTCGGCGTCGAAGCCGCGGGCGAAGGGCTCGACAAGAAGCACGCCGCCAGCCTTGCGGGCGGGCGCCCGGGCATTCTTCACGGCAACAAGACCTATCTGCTGCAGGACGAGGACGGCCAGATCACCGAGGCTCACAGCATCTCGGCGGGACTCGACTATCCGGGCATCGGCCCCGAACATAGCTGGCTCCATGAAATCGGCCGCGTGCGCTATGAACCCGTCACCGACGACGAAGCGCTTGCGAGCTTCCAGAAGCTCACCAAACTCGAAGGCATCATCCCCGCGCTCGAAAGCGCGCACGCGATCGCCGCCGCCGAACGCATCGCGCCGACGATGGGCAAGGACAAGGTGATCATCGTCAACTGCTCGGGCCGCGGCGACAAGGATATCTTCACCGTGGCCGAAGCTTTGGGAGTGAAACTGTGA
- a CDS encoding phosphoribosylanthranilate isomerase, with translation MPPLVKICGLKTIEEVDAAIRHGATHIGLNHYEPSPRYIDLKTAAELRKRAGAANVKVALLLVNAPQQLTGDALGMVRPDIIQFHGTETPEWLGAVKRLTPAEVWKAVGLKDADTLVRMQKYQGVADRILFDAPAAAMPGGTGTRFDWSLLKNHRHSIDWGIAGGLTPENVAEAIAATGAPLVDVSSGVESAPGVKDVDKIAAFLKAAGR, from the coding sequence ATGCCCCCACTCGTCAAAATCTGCGGCCTCAAGACGATCGAAGAGGTCGATGCCGCCATCCGTCACGGCGCGACGCATATCGGTCTCAATCATTACGAACCAAGCCCGCGCTACATCGACCTCAAGACCGCAGCCGAGCTGCGCAAGCGCGCAGGCGCGGCCAACGTCAAGGTTGCGCTGCTGCTGGTCAACGCGCCGCAGCAACTCACCGGCGACGCGCTCGGCATGGTGCGCCCCGACATCATCCAATTCCACGGCACCGAAACGCCCGAATGGCTGGGTGCTGTGAAGCGGCTGACCCCGGCGGAAGTCTGGAAGGCCGTCGGCCTGAAGGACGCCGACACACTCGTGCGGATGCAGAAATATCAGGGCGTCGCCGACCGCATCCTGTTCGACGCCCCCGCCGCCGCCATGCCCGGCGGCACCGGCACGCGTTTCGACTGGTCGCTGCTCAAGAACCATCGCCACAGCATCGACTGGGGCATAGCGGGCGGCCTCACCCCCGAAAATGTCGCCGAAGCGATCGCCGCGACCGGCGCGCCGCTCGTCGACGTCTCATCGGGCGTCGAAAGCGCGCCGGGCGTCAAGGATGTGGACAAGATCGCTGCTTTCCTTAAAGCGGCGGGCCGATGA
- the pyrF gene encoding orotidine-5'-phosphate decarboxylase, with amino-acid sequence MTSPLYLAIDTTHLDAALTLAQKVRRHVGGLKLGLEFFCANGHHGVHEMAKLGLPIFLDLKLHDIPNTVAKAIQALRSLEPAIITVHAAGGRAMLEEAKASAGTNTKVVAVTVLTSLDAPDLEDIGVGGSPHDQVVRLAALAREAGLDGIVCSGQEVKAARKAWPGGYFVVPGVRPANGKIGDQKRVVTPAQAMADGASILVVGRPISQSADPDLAAREIEATL; translated from the coding sequence ATGACTTCACCGCTTTATCTCGCCATCGACACCACGCACCTCGATGCGGCGCTGACGCTGGCGCAAAAGGTGCGGCGCCATGTCGGCGGGCTGAAGCTCGGCCTCGAATTCTTCTGCGCCAACGGGCACCATGGCGTGCATGAAATGGCGAAGCTCGGCCTGCCGATCTTTCTCGACCTTAAGCTCCACGACATTCCCAACACCGTCGCCAAGGCGATCCAGGCGCTGCGCTCGCTCGAACCGGCAATCATCACCGTCCACGCCGCGGGGGGGCGCGCGATGCTCGAAGAGGCCAAGGCATCGGCGGGCACGAACACCAAGGTCGTCGCGGTCACCGTGCTGACGAGCCTCGACGCGCCCGATCTGGAAGACATCGGCGTCGGCGGCAGTCCGCACGATCAGGTCGTGCGCCTGGCGGCGCTCGCCCGCGAAGCCGGCCTCGACGGCATCGTCTGTTCGGGACAGGAAGTGAAAGCGGCGCGCAAGGCGTGGCCCGGCGGTTATTTCGTCGTCCCCGGCGTCCGCCCCGCGAACGGCAAGATCGGCGACCAGAAACGCGTCGTCACGCCGGCGCAGGCGATGGCCGATGGTGCCTCGATCCTCGTCGTCGGTCGCCCGATCAGTCAGTCGGCGGACCCGGATCTCGCCGCCCGCGAAATCGAAGCGACGCTTTAA
- a CDS encoding LapA family protein, which translates to MGILRTIIWVLLTAILVIFAMANWIPVTVTIWPGQVLDTKLPVLILTAFLIGSVPMWIALRTSRWSMKRRLDASERQAADLRALANRPVEVTPTPPVNDIPPAPSDLFSTDKP; encoded by the coding sequence GTGGGCATCCTGCGAACGATCATCTGGGTCTTGCTGACCGCCATCCTTGTCATTTTCGCGATGGCAAACTGGATTCCGGTCACTGTCACAATCTGGCCGGGACAGGTGCTCGACACCAAATTACCCGTGTTGATCCTCACCGCCTTCCTGATCGGCAGCGTGCCGATGTGGATCGCGCTGCGCACCTCGCGCTGGTCGATGAAGCGCCGCCTCGACGCCAGCGAGCGGCAGGCGGCCGATTTGCGCGCGCTCGCCAACCGCCCCGTCGAAGTCACGCCCACTCCCCCGGTCAACGACATCCCGCCCGCCCCATCCGACCTTTTCTCCACGGACAAGCCATGA
- the purB gene encoding adenylosuccinate lyase, producing the protein MVPRYARPEMTAIWSAENRFRIWFEIEAHATDALAELGTVPKSAAKALWDWWATNPAIDVAAIDAIEAVTKHDVIAFLTWVAENVGDEARFMHQGMTSSDVLDTCLAVQLSQAADILLADLDALLEAIKRRAYEHKLTPTIGRSHGIHAEPVTFGLKLAEAYAEFSRCKLRLLAARAEIATCAISGAVGTFANIDPRVEAHVAAKLGLAIEPVSTQVIPRDRHAMFFAVLGVVASSIERLSVEVRHLQRTEVLEAEEYFSPGQKGSSAMPHKRNPVLTENLTGLARMVRSAAIPAMENVALWHERDISHSSVERFIGPDATITLDFALGRLTGVVDKLLVYPARMQKNLDRMGGLVHSQRVLLALTQAGASREESYVLVQRNAMKVWDSDGQLSLLELLKADADVTAKLSADELTALFDLGYHMKHVDTIFDRVFGTA; encoded by the coding sequence ATGGTTCCGCGTTACGCACGGCCGGAAATGACCGCGATCTGGTCGGCCGAGAATCGGTTTCGCATCTGGTTCGAGATCGAAGCGCACGCGACCGACGCCCTTGCCGAACTGGGCACCGTGCCGAAATCGGCCGCCAAGGCATTGTGGGATTGGTGGGCGACGAACCCGGCAATCGACGTCGCCGCGATCGACGCGATCGAGGCGGTGACCAAGCATGACGTCATCGCCTTCCTGACCTGGGTGGCCGAGAATGTCGGCGACGAAGCGCGCTTCATGCATCAGGGCATGACCAGCTCGGACGTGCTCGACACCTGTCTCGCGGTTCAGCTCAGCCAGGCCGCCGACATCCTGCTCGCCGATCTCGACGCGCTCCTCGAAGCGATCAAGCGGCGTGCCTACGAACATAAGCTCACCCCGACGATCGGCCGCAGCCACGGCATCCATGCCGAACCCGTCACCTTCGGACTCAAGCTTGCCGAAGCCTACGCCGAATTCTCACGCTGCAAACTGCGCCTCCTGGCCGCGCGCGCCGAGATCGCGACTTGCGCCATTTCCGGCGCCGTCGGCACCTTCGCCAACATCGACCCGCGCGTCGAAGCGCATGTCGCGGCCAAGCTTGGCCTCGCGATCGAGCCTGTCTCGACGCAGGTCATCCCGCGCGACCGCCATGCGATGTTCTTCGCGGTGCTCGGCGTCGTCGCGTCGTCGATCGAACGGCTGTCGGTCGAGGTCCGCCATCTCCAGCGCACCGAAGTGCTCGAGGCCGAGGAATATTTCTCGCCGGGGCAGAAGGGCTCGTCGGCGATGCCGCACAAGCGCAACCCCGTGCTGACCGAAAACCTCACCGGCCTTGCGCGCATGGTCCGCAGCGCCGCCATCCCCGCGATGGAAAATGTCGCGCTGTGGCACGAACGCGACATCAGCCACTCGTCGGTCGAGCGCTTCATCGGCCCCGATGCGACGATCACGCTCGACTTCGCGCTTGGACGCCTGACCGGCGTCGTCGACAAGCTGCTCGTCTACCCTGCGCGGATGCAGAAGAATCTCGACCGCATGGGCGGGCTCGTCCATTCGCAGCGCGTGCTGCTCGCGCTGACGCAGGCGGGCGCGAGCCGCGAGGAAAGCTATGTCCTCGTCCAGCGCAACGCGATGAAGGTCTGGGATTCGGACGGCCAGCTCTCGCTGCTCGAACTACTCAAGGCCGATGCCGACGTCACCGCGAAGCTGTCAGCCGACGAGCTGACCGCACTGTTCGACCTCGGCTATCATATGAAGCATGTCGACACGATCTTCGACCGGGTGTTCGGGACAGCATAG
- a CDS encoding calcium-binding protein encodes MLKQMLLIGAAAVSFPALAQTTAPASDPTTPPAASEPAPAPDASTPPAEPAPAPDASTPPASSEPAPSGGAATPTQIAQIVEQEFPTYDGDKNGDLNAAEFGAWMKKLRAATDPSADVESAEVKTWIGQAFASADGDKSGAVNKTELTGFLSRGA; translated from the coding sequence ATGCTGAAACAAATGCTTTTGATCGGCGCCGCAGCCGTGAGTTTCCCGGCCCTGGCGCAGACGACTGCCCCGGCGTCGGACCCGACCACCCCGCCGGCGGCGAGCGAACCGGCTCCGGCTCCCGACGCATCGACGCCCCCGGCTGAACCCGCCCCGGCACCGGATGCGTCGACCCCGCCGGCTTCGAGCGAGCCCGCGCCTTCGGGTGGGGCGGCAACGCCGACCCAGATTGCGCAGATCGTCGAGCAGGAATTCCCGACCTATGACGGGGACAAGAATGGCGACCTGAACGCGGCCGAGTTTGGCGCGTGGATGAAGAAGCTGCGTGCAGCGACCGACCCCAGTGCCGACGTCGAATCGGCCGAGGTGAAGACTTGGATTGGCCAGGCTTTCGCATCGGCTGATGGTGACAAGTCGGGCGCGGTCAACAAGACCGAATTGACCGGTTTCCTGTCGCGCGGCGCCTAA
- the rnk gene encoding nucleoside diphosphate kinase regulator, with the protein MTKKKNGAAMPHIRMIDSEADVLTELTLQQQRDSVRFYELLLDEIDRAAICERTKIPPDVVTMGSSVTFIDEKSGAERTVRLVYPAEADISAGRMSILTPIGAGLIGLSVGQSINWPDRGGIEHRLTIVAVEQPV; encoded by the coding sequence ATGACCAAGAAGAAAAACGGGGCCGCGATGCCCCATATCCGCATGATCGACAGCGAAGCCGACGTGCTGACCGAACTGACGCTGCAGCAGCAGCGCGATTCGGTTCGCTTCTATGAATTGCTGCTCGACGAGATCGATCGCGCCGCGATCTGCGAGCGCACAAAAATCCCGCCCGACGTCGTAACCATGGGCTCCAGCGTCACCTTCATCGATGAAAAGAGCGGCGCCGAACGAACCGTGCGCCTCGTATATCCCGCCGAAGCCGACATATCGGCCGGGCGGATGTCGATCCTGACCCCGATCGGGGCGGGCCTGATCGGCCTCAGTGTTGGCCAATCGATCAACTGGCCCGATCGCGGCGGCATCGAACACCGGCTGACGATCGTCGCGGTCGAGCAACCCGTTTAG
- the radC gene encoding RadC family protein: MGDTPDHLGHRARLRTRLLDDAEGLADYELVEYLLTLAIPRRDTKPLAKALLREFGSLAQLVSADPESLRRVDGLSDTGIAAIKIVQAASLRLLKGEFRDKPLLSSWDALLDWLRADMGPIDVERVRVLYLNSRNMLIRDELASEGSIDQSAIYVREVIKRALELGASAIILVHNHPSGSPEPSRQDIVITKDIAAAAAKLGIALHDHIIIGGSDYRSFRAMGLL; encoded by the coding sequence ATGGGGGATACGCCGGACCATCTTGGGCATCGCGCGCGGTTGCGGACTCGCCTGCTCGACGACGCCGAAGGCCTCGCCGATTATGAGCTGGTCGAATATCTGCTCACGCTCGCAATCCCGCGCCGCGACACCAAGCCGCTCGCGAAAGCGCTGCTCCGCGAATTCGGTTCGCTGGCGCAGCTTGTCAGCGCCGATCCCGAATCGCTGCGCCGGGTCGACGGGCTCAGCGATACCGGCATTGCCGCGATAAAGATCGTCCAGGCCGCAAGTCTCCGCCTGCTCAAGGGCGAATTTCGCGACAAACCATTATTGTCCAGCTGGGACGCGCTGCTCGACTGGCTGCGCGCCGACATGGGGCCAATCGACGTCGAGCGCGTCCGCGTCCTCTATCTCAATTCGCGCAACATGCTGATCCGCGACGAACTCGCAAGCGAAGGGTCGATCGACCAGTCGGCGATCTATGTCCGCGAGGTCATCAAGCGCGCGCTCGAACTCGGCGCTTCGGCGATCATCCTTGTCCACAACCACCCCAGCGGCAGCCCCGAGCCGAGCCGGCAGGATATCGTGATCACCAAGGATATCGCCGCCGCAGCCGCGAAACTGGGAATCGCGCTCCACGATCACATCATCATCGGCGGGTCCGATTACCGCAGCTTCCGCGCGATGGGGTTGCTCTAG